From Lasioglossum baleicum chromosome 2, iyLasBale1, whole genome shotgun sequence, a single genomic window includes:
- the Gdl gene encoding gonadal protein gdl gives MDIAAPTPQDLQRKLYFLVEQLQHMAGELPPKYQMRLPYELLSGLANSLLNDTIFEIVKGLMEIQHVTEKHLFQQRLQLLNQQKIETQETLTSTSTDEERLAIKTALHKKHREELKQLDMKLVLQLDQKVADQQSILEKAGVPGFYVTNNPIEIQVQMRLCDFIIRLSKMEVPS, from the coding sequence ATGGACATTGCCGCTCCGACTCCTCAAGATCTACAGAGAAAGTTGTATTTCTTGGTGGAACAGCTCCAGCACATGGCCGGTGAGCTTCCTCCGAAGTATCAGATGAGACTTCCTTACGAGTTGCTGTCCGGATTGGCCAACTCTCTGTTAAACGACACGATATTCGAGATCGTGAAAGGATTAATGGAGATTCAACACGTTACGGAGAAGCATCTTTTCCAGCAACGCCTCCAGCTGTTGAATCAGCAGAAGATTGAAACGCAGGAGACATTAACGTCTACGTCCACAGACGAGGAGAGACTGGCGATAAAAACAGCATTGCACAAAAAGCACAGGGAAGAATTGAAACAACTCGATATGAAATTAGTTCTACAATTGGATCAGAAAGTAGCAGACCAGCAAAGCATTCTAGAGAAGGCTGGAGTGCCTGGATTCTACGTTACGAATAATCCTATCGAGATTCAGGTACAGATGAGACTATGCGATTTTATAATCAGACTGAGCAAGATGGAAGTTCCTAGCTGA